The proteins below are encoded in one region of Amycolatopsis magusensis:
- the aroB gene encoding 3-dehydroquinate synthase, with protein MSEPVRIQVKAGTPYDVVVGRGLLGELTDTVRDASKIALIHPPTLTTTAEAIREELNEAGLDAHRVEIPDAEDGKALSVAGFCWEVLGRIGLDRRGVVVGLGGGAVTDLAGFVAATWMRGVRLVNVPTTLLGMVDAAVGGKTGINTDAGKNLVGVFHEPSSVLVDLATLETLPPNELVAGMAEVVKAGFIADPRILELIEQSPADALDTQGEVLAELVRRAIQVKADVVSADLRESDLREILNYGHTLGHAIERRERYRWRHGAAVSVGLVFAAELARLAGRLGDETADRHAAVLRLLGLPTTYDADALPQLLDGMRTDKKTRSGVLRFVVLDGLAKPGRLEGPDPALLAAAYSAVAADKTGGGSVLL; from the coding sequence ATGTCCGAACCGGTCCGTATCCAGGTCAAGGCCGGTACACCTTACGACGTGGTGGTCGGCCGCGGCCTGCTCGGCGAGCTCACCGACACCGTCCGCGACGCGTCGAAGATCGCGCTGATCCACCCGCCGACGCTCACCACCACGGCGGAGGCCATCCGCGAGGAGTTGAACGAGGCCGGCCTCGACGCGCATCGCGTGGAGATCCCGGACGCCGAAGACGGCAAGGCGCTCTCGGTGGCCGGGTTCTGCTGGGAGGTCCTCGGGCGGATCGGGCTGGACCGGCGTGGCGTGGTGGTAGGCCTCGGTGGTGGCGCGGTGACCGACCTGGCCGGGTTCGTCGCGGCGACCTGGATGCGCGGTGTCCGGCTGGTCAACGTGCCGACCACGCTGCTCGGCATGGTGGACGCGGCGGTCGGCGGGAAGACCGGCATCAACACCGACGCGGGCAAGAATCTGGTCGGCGTCTTCCACGAGCCGTCCTCGGTGCTGGTCGACCTGGCGACGCTGGAAACCCTGCCGCCCAACGAACTGGTCGCCGGGATGGCCGAGGTGGTCAAGGCCGGGTTCATCGCCGACCCGCGGATCCTCGAACTGATCGAGCAGAGCCCGGCGGACGCCCTGGACACCCAGGGCGAGGTGCTCGCCGAGCTGGTCCGGCGCGCGATCCAGGTGAAGGCCGACGTCGTCTCGGCTGACCTGCGGGAATCGGATCTGCGAGAGATCCTCAACTACGGGCATACGCTCGGCCACGCCATCGAGCGGCGCGAGCGGTATCGCTGGCGGCACGGTGCTGCGGTGAGCGTCGGCCTGGTGTTCGCGGCTGAACTGGCCCGGCTCGCCGGACGGCTGGGCGACGAGACAGCGGATCGGCACGCCGCTGTGCTGCGGCTGCTCGGTCTGCCGACGACGTATGACGCGGACGCCTTGCCCCAACTGCTCGATGGCATGCGCACCGACAAGAAGACGCGCTCCGGCGTGCTCCGGTTCGTCGTCCTGGATGGGCTGGCGAAGCCCGGCCGGCTGGAAGGGCCTGATCCGGCGCTGCTCGCGGCGGCGTATTCGGCGGTCGCCGCGGACAAGACCGGTGGCGGGAGCGTGCTGCTGTGA
- a CDS encoding shikimate kinase, with amino-acid sequence MSPRAIVVGPPGSGKSTVGRLLATRLGVAFRDTDDDIVDRAGKSISDIFTDDGEPAFRALEEEAVAVALVEHAGVLAVGGGAVLSELTRGRLAGHTVVFLNVGMAEGVRRTGVSSARPLLAGVNPRATYKALLDARLPIYREVATIEIGTDDLLPADVVTAIEARLGETGGVEAAQHNRGA; translated from the coding sequence GTGAGTCCGCGCGCGATCGTCGTGGGTCCGCCGGGTTCGGGCAAGAGCACCGTCGGGCGCCTGCTGGCGACGCGGCTCGGGGTCGCGTTCAGGGACACCGACGACGACATCGTCGACCGGGCCGGCAAATCCATCTCCGACATCTTCACCGACGACGGTGAGCCCGCCTTCCGTGCGTTGGAAGAGGAAGCGGTGGCGGTCGCACTGGTTGAACACGCCGGGGTGCTGGCCGTCGGCGGGGGAGCCGTGCTGTCGGAGCTGACCCGTGGCCGGCTGGCGGGACACACCGTGGTCTTCCTGAACGTCGGCATGGCCGAGGGCGTGCGGCGCACCGGGGTTTCGTCCGCGCGACCGTTGCTCGCTGGGGTGAACCCGCGCGCGACCTACAAGGCGCTGCTCGATGCGCGACTGCCGATCTACCGCGAGGTCGCCACCATCGAGATCGGCACCGATGACCTGCTCCCCGCCGACGTGGTCACCGCGATCGAGGCACGGCTGGGTGAAACCGGCGGGGTCGAAGCCGCACAGCACAACCGAGGAGCATGA
- the aroC gene encoding chorismate synthase, with product MLRWMTAGESHGPALAAVLEGMVAGVEVTTADVTEQLARRRLGFGRSPRMGFEKDRIEFLGGVRHGLTQGGPVAVQIENAEWPKWEKVMSADPVDPAELEGLARNEPLTRPRPGHADLPGMQKYGFPEARPVLERASARETASRTALGTVARAYLRQLLGVEIISHVVSIGGAEAPDGPLPGPGDLAAIDESPVRAFSAEGTEAMVAEVDAVRKAGDTVGGVIEVIAYGLPPGLGSHVHWDRRLDARLAGALMGVQAMKGVEVGDGFTTAKRWGSQAHDEIDRGTGPVGVTRRSNRAGGLEGGITNGEPLRVRVAMKPISTVPKALSTVDVTTGEPAVAIHQRSDVCAVPRAGVVLESVVALVLADAALEKFGGDSLVESKRNADGYLRALEERW from the coding sequence GTGTTGCGCTGGATGACCGCAGGTGAATCGCACGGGCCCGCCTTGGCCGCCGTGCTCGAGGGCATGGTGGCCGGAGTCGAGGTCACCACCGCCGACGTGACCGAACAGCTGGCTCGCCGGCGACTCGGGTTCGGCCGGAGCCCCAGGATGGGTTTCGAGAAGGACCGCATCGAGTTCCTGGGCGGAGTCCGGCACGGACTCACCCAGGGTGGCCCGGTCGCCGTGCAGATCGAGAACGCCGAATGGCCCAAGTGGGAGAAGGTGATGTCGGCCGATCCGGTCGACCCGGCTGAACTCGAGGGCCTCGCCCGCAACGAGCCGCTGACCCGCCCGCGGCCCGGCCACGCCGACCTGCCCGGCATGCAGAAGTACGGCTTCCCCGAGGCTCGTCCCGTGCTGGAGCGGGCGAGCGCGCGGGAGACCGCTTCGCGCACCGCACTCGGCACGGTCGCTCGGGCGTACCTGCGGCAGCTGCTCGGCGTCGAAATCATCAGCCACGTGGTGTCGATCGGTGGTGCCGAGGCGCCGGACGGACCGCTGCCCGGACCCGGGGACCTGGCCGCGATCGACGAAAGCCCGGTGCGGGCGTTCAGCGCGGAGGGCACCGAGGCGATGGTCGCCGAGGTGGACGCCGTGCGGAAGGCCGGTGACACGGTCGGCGGCGTGATTGAGGTGATCGCCTACGGGCTGCCGCCGGGCCTGGGGTCCCACGTGCACTGGGATCGACGGCTGGACGCGCGGCTCGCCGGTGCGCTGATGGGCGTGCAGGCGATGAAGGGCGTGGAAGTCGGCGACGGCTTCACGACCGCCAAGCGGTGGGGGAGCCAGGCGCACGACGAGATCGATCGCGGCACCGGTCCAGTCGGTGTGACCCGGCGGTCGAACCGGGCGGGCGGGCTCGAAGGTGGCATCACCAACGGCGAGCCGCTGCGGGTGCGCGTCGCGATGAAGCCGATCTCCACCGTTCCCAAGGCTTTGTCCACTGTGGACGTTACGACCGGTGAACCGGCTGTCGCCATCCACCAGCGCTCGGACGTGTGTGCGGTGCCGCGGGCGGGCGTGGTGCTCGAATCCGTTGTGGCGCTGGTGCTGGCCGACGCGGCGCTGGAGAAGTTCGGCGGCGACTCGCTGGTCGAGAGCAAGCGCAACGCCGACGGTTACCTGCGGGCGCTCGAGGAGCGCTGGTGA
- a CDS encoding A24 family peptidase — protein MPWFFFPCSVLIGWFAGLAGRWALRRTMPPVQLPGWRAVAVLALLWPVVSWLSASSWWLPVPLAVVTVAVPLSVVDLGERRLPDALTLPAYPLFGAALVWASIEDGPDLLWRALLGALVFGGLHMAIHRVIPHALGAGDVKLTGSLGLVLGAVGWTAMLLAVTVAALVTATLGLLARIRGSPTWDDGIPHGPGLLAATSLVAVFPGL, from the coding sequence GTGCCTTGGTTCTTCTTCCCCTGTTCCGTTCTCATCGGCTGGTTCGCTGGACTCGCCGGTCGCTGGGCGCTGCGCCGCACCATGCCGCCGGTACAGCTGCCCGGCTGGCGCGCCGTCGCCGTCCTCGCTCTGTTGTGGCCAGTGGTCAGCTGGCTCAGCGCCTCGTCGTGGTGGCTACCGGTGCCGTTGGCCGTGGTCACGGTCGCGGTTCCGCTGTCCGTGGTCGACCTGGGTGAACGACGGTTGCCGGATGCGCTGACGTTGCCCGCCTACCCGCTCTTCGGGGCTGCGCTCGTATGGGCGTCGATCGAGGACGGCCCGGACCTGCTGTGGCGAGCGCTCCTGGGTGCGCTGGTGTTCGGTGGGTTGCACATGGCGATCCATCGGGTGATTCCGCACGCACTCGGCGCCGGCGACGTCAAGCTGACCGGCTCGCTCGGCTTGGTTCTGGGCGCGGTCGGCTGGACGGCGATGTTGCTGGCGGTCACCGTAGCAGCGTTGGTGACCGCGACGCTGGGACTGCTCGCGCGCATCCGCGGCTCGCCGACCTGGGACGATGGCATTCCCCACGGGCCAGGGCTGCTGGCCGCGACCTCGTTGGTGGCGGTGTTTCCCGGTCTGTGA
- a CDS encoding anti-sigma factor family protein, translated as MTDDPFESYDAAYVLGALTPEDRYAFEAHLEVCRDCARGVRELAGLPGLLSQVPADALNPVAHEPRGLRPSLMRRVRRVRLRRRWTTAGALVAAAALVVAVAFPLTAQEEPGTAMVALGEFPVEAVAQVKEVPGGSRVDMKCSYDGGKVGDYLLVAVNREGQVDELASWRAIPDDTAQISVATTWHRAEIAALEIRTTAGKPLLRWEP; from the coding sequence ATGACCGATGACCCCTTCGAGTCCTACGACGCGGCCTACGTGCTGGGCGCGCTCACCCCGGAGGACCGCTACGCGTTCGAAGCGCACCTGGAAGTGTGCCGGGACTGCGCTCGCGGGGTGCGGGAGCTGGCGGGGTTGCCCGGACTGCTGTCCCAGGTGCCGGCCGACGCGTTGAACCCGGTGGCGCACGAACCGCGCGGATTGCGGCCGTCGTTGATGCGGCGGGTGCGCCGGGTCCGGCTGCGTCGACGGTGGACGACCGCGGGGGCGCTCGTGGCCGCCGCGGCGCTGGTCGTGGCGGTGGCGTTCCCGCTGACCGCGCAGGAGGAACCGGGCACCGCGATGGTCGCGCTCGGCGAGTTCCCGGTCGAGGCGGTCGCACAGGTCAAGGAAGTGCCCGGCGGGTCCCGGGTGGACATGAAGTGCAGCTACGACGGCGGCAAGGTGGGGGACTACCTGCTGGTCGCGGTCAACCGTGAAGGCCAGGTCGACGAACTCGCGAGCTGGCGGGCCATCCCCGACGACACCGCGCAGATCTCCGTCGCCACCACCTGGCACCGGGCCGAGATCGCCGCGCTGGAGATCCGCACGACGGCGGGCAAACCGCTGCTGCGCTGGGAGCCCTGA
- a CDS encoding sigma-70 family RNA polymerase sigma factor: protein MKDAPEDELMRALHSDHAAALWSYALSLTGGNTARAEDVVQETLLRAWKHPRVLDQSQGSARAWLFTVARRIAIDDWRSAASRSEVTTDAPPEQPVPDDTERALQGWLVAEALGQLSDRHREVLVLCFFQGFSVADAARRLGVAEGTVKSRTHYALRALKMALEEKGVVR, encoded by the coding sequence GTGAAGGACGCGCCTGAAGACGAGTTGATGCGTGCGCTGCACTCCGACCACGCGGCCGCGCTCTGGTCATACGCATTGAGCCTCACCGGCGGCAACACCGCCCGCGCCGAGGACGTCGTGCAGGAAACGCTGTTACGGGCTTGGAAACACCCTCGCGTGCTCGACCAGTCGCAGGGCTCGGCGCGCGCCTGGCTGTTCACCGTGGCGCGCCGGATCGCCATCGACGACTGGCGCTCGGCGGCTTCCCGATCCGAAGTCACCACCGACGCGCCCCCGGAACAGCCCGTACCCGACGACACGGAACGCGCGTTGCAGGGGTGGCTGGTCGCGGAGGCGCTCGGGCAGTTGTCCGACCGGCATCGCGAAGTGCTCGTGCTCTGCTTCTTCCAGGGCTTCTCGGTAGCCGACGCGGCGAGGCGATTGGGGGTCGCCGAAGGCACGGTCAAGTCGAGGACGCATTATGCGCTCAGGGCGTTGAAGATGGCACTGGAGGAGAAGGGGGTCGTGCGATGA
- a CDS encoding Rieske (2Fe-2S) protein, with the protein MTAEQHTRRTVLVTGAAVAGAAAGTVALTACGTDDPPPSAAGGGGLVALADIPVGEAKAVKSGDQEIIVARPTDATAVAFSAVCTHQGCAVKAEGKDLTCPCHGSVFDALTGAVRQGPADTPLPPVAVKVENGQVLSA; encoded by the coding sequence ATGACTGCCGAACAACACACCCGCCGCACCGTCTTGGTCACCGGAGCCGCCGTCGCTGGCGCGGCCGCCGGCACAGTCGCGCTCACGGCCTGCGGCACGGACGATCCCCCACCCTCCGCCGCCGGTGGTGGAGGGCTCGTCGCGCTGGCCGACATCCCGGTCGGCGAGGCGAAAGCCGTCAAATCAGGTGATCAGGAGATCATCGTCGCCCGGCCGACCGACGCGACCGCGGTCGCGTTCAGCGCGGTGTGCACGCACCAGGGCTGCGCGGTCAAGGCCGAGGGCAAGGACCTCACCTGCCCGTGCCACGGCTCGGTGTTCGACGCCCTCACCGGAGCGGTCCGCCAGGGCCCCGCGGACACCCCGCTGCCCCCGGTCGCGGTGAAGGTGGAGAACGGCCAGGTCCTCAGCGCCTGA
- a CDS encoding PTS sugar transporter subunit IIA encodes MSLEILSPVAGRTVPMSEVPDQVFAQAMVGPGIAVQPSGGRADAVSPVDGTVVTLHPHAFVVSTADGRGVLVHLGIDTVQQKGEGFTLHVVKGESVRAGQPLISWDPDAVTAAGYSAVVPVVALDAQAEALSSLSTGAEVTEGDALFTWND; translated from the coding sequence GTGAGCCTGGAGATCCTGAGCCCGGTGGCCGGGCGCACGGTGCCGATGAGTGAAGTGCCCGACCAGGTGTTCGCGCAGGCGATGGTCGGCCCGGGCATCGCGGTGCAGCCGTCGGGCGGTCGTGCCGACGCGGTCTCCCCGGTCGACGGCACGGTGGTCACGCTGCACCCGCACGCGTTCGTGGTCTCCACCGCGGACGGTCGCGGCGTGCTGGTCCACCTGGGCATCGACACGGTGCAGCAGAAGGGTGAGGGCTTCACCCTGCACGTGGTCAAGGGCGAGTCCGTGCGCGCGGGTCAGCCGCTGATCAGCTGGGACCCCGATGCGGTCACGGCCGCCGGCTACTCCGCCGTGGTCCCGGTGGTCGCACTGGACGCCCAGGCGGAGGCGCTCTCGTCGCTGTCCACCGGCGCCGAGGTCACCGAGGGCGACGCGCTGTTCACCTGGAACGACTGA
- a CDS encoding glucose PTS transporter subunit EIIB, whose product MADDRPEKILAALGGADNVIEIEGCITRLRCELEDGSVIDEPALKKAGAMGVVKMGSVVQVIVGPEADTIASDIQDLM is encoded by the coding sequence GTGGCGGACGACAGGCCGGAAAAGATCCTCGCGGCGCTCGGCGGCGCGGACAACGTGATCGAGATCGAGGGCTGCATCACCCGTCTTCGCTGCGAGCTGGAAGACGGCTCGGTCATCGACGAGCCCGCGCTGAAGAAGGCAGGCGCGATGGGCGTGGTGAAGATGGGCTCGGTGGTCCAGGTGATCGTGGGCCCGGAGGCGGACACGATCGCCAGCGACATCCAGGACCTGATGTGA
- a CDS encoding GntR family transcriptional regulator — MSAAAFPSRPDRVVDGPTPKHAQLREILRHAVERELPPGSPIPSERELAERYQVSRLTVRSAIGKLVEEGLLSRVRGKGTFTASRRMELQLYLMSFTDDMRRRGLEPTTEVLGTTTEVPPAATANALGLAEGATALRLKRLRRADGIPLAVERGWYHPVKVAGLFDLDLTRSLYAQLAEQDIRLDHAWQTVWAESADKETARLLGIRTGSPLLVFRRVSSMAGAPVEDMTSWYRGDHYQVTMQLDRSSPDSGNPAKHGGTR; from the coding sequence ATGAGCGCTGCCGCGTTCCCCTCCCGGCCCGACCGCGTGGTGGACGGTCCGACACCGAAACACGCGCAGCTGCGGGAGATCCTGCGGCACGCGGTCGAGCGGGAGCTGCCACCCGGCTCCCCCATCCCGTCCGAACGCGAGCTGGCGGAGCGCTACCAGGTTTCGCGGCTCACGGTCCGGTCGGCGATCGGCAAGCTGGTCGAGGAAGGGCTGCTGTCCAGGGTGCGCGGCAAGGGCACGTTCACCGCCAGCCGCCGGATGGAACTGCAGCTCTACCTCATGTCGTTCACCGACGACATGCGCCGCCGCGGCCTCGAACCGACCACCGAGGTCCTCGGCACCACCACCGAGGTCCCGCCCGCGGCGACCGCGAACGCGCTCGGCCTCGCCGAGGGCGCCACGGCGCTGCGGCTCAAGCGACTGCGTCGTGCCGACGGGATACCGCTGGCCGTGGAACGCGGCTGGTACCACCCCGTCAAGGTGGCGGGGTTGTTCGACTTGGACCTCACCCGGTCGCTGTACGCGCAGCTGGCCGAGCAAGACATCCGCCTCGACCACGCCTGGCAAACCGTCTGGGCCGAGTCGGCGGACAAGGAAACCGCACGGCTGCTCGGTATCCGTACCGGCAGTCCGCTGCTCGTCTTCCGCCGCGTCTCCAGCATGGCCGGAGCACCGGTGGAGGACATGACTTCCTGGTACCGGGGAGATCACTACCAGGTGACTATGCAGTTGGACCGGAGTTCCCCGGATTCCGGTAACCCCGCCAAACATGGAGGTACCCGATGA
- a CDS encoding PTS transporter subunit EIIC has product MSATTTGAKGRGLAGLQRFGRSLMLPIATLPAAGLLLRLGQDDLLGKDGLGWNKVAAVLSAAGGGLLDWLPLLFAVGIAVGFARKGDGSTGVAAVVGFVVFNKVVQVFAPINEMEGFKEGWFLAPVKWPYSVLSGVIVGLVTAVLWQRFHRIKLPTYLAFFGGRRFVPIINSLVLLLLGVVFGLIFPVIDAGMQNLGEAVTSSDVVGGGIYGLLNRLLIPIGLHQLINVPVWFIFDGGDLTKFLDGDPTAGAFMTGFFPIFMFALPAAALAIARTAKPSQKKVVTGVMAAAAFTSFLTGVTEPIEFAFMFVAWPLYLIHAVLTGISLALVNALDIHLGFSFSAGAIDFVLNSSHPAASSNVLLLIPIGLVYALIYYFLFRFVIIKWNLRTPGREEDDSIEADLDATAAK; this is encoded by the coding sequence ATGAGCGCCACCACAACGGGGGCGAAGGGTAGGGGGCTGGCCGGTCTGCAGCGGTTCGGCCGCAGCCTGATGCTCCCGATCGCGACCCTGCCCGCCGCCGGCCTGTTGCTCCGGCTGGGTCAGGACGACCTGCTCGGCAAGGACGGTCTTGGCTGGAACAAGGTCGCCGCAGTGCTCAGCGCCGCCGGCGGTGGCCTGCTCGACTGGCTGCCGTTGCTGTTCGCCGTGGGCATCGCGGTGGGCTTCGCCCGCAAGGGTGACGGCTCCACCGGCGTCGCCGCCGTCGTCGGCTTCGTCGTGTTCAACAAGGTCGTCCAGGTGTTCGCACCGATCAACGAGATGGAGGGCTTCAAGGAGGGCTGGTTCCTCGCCCCGGTCAAGTGGCCGTACTCGGTCCTTTCCGGTGTGATCGTCGGCCTGGTCACCGCGGTGCTGTGGCAGCGGTTCCACCGCATCAAGCTGCCGACCTACCTGGCCTTCTTCGGCGGCCGCCGATTCGTGCCAATCATCAACTCGCTGGTCCTGCTGCTGCTCGGCGTGGTCTTCGGCCTGATCTTCCCGGTGATCGACGCCGGCATGCAGAACCTCGGCGAAGCGGTCACCAGCAGCGACGTGGTCGGTGGCGGCATCTACGGCCTGCTCAACCGCCTGCTCATCCCGATCGGCCTGCACCAGCTGATCAACGTGCCGGTGTGGTTCATCTTCGACGGCGGTGACCTGACCAAGTTCCTCGACGGCGACCCGACCGCGGGCGCGTTCATGACCGGGTTCTTCCCGATCTTCATGTTCGCGCTCCCCGCCGCCGCGCTGGCGATCGCACGGACCGCGAAGCCGTCGCAGAAGAAGGTCGTCACCGGTGTGATGGCGGCCGCCGCGTTCACCTCCTTCCTCACCGGTGTCACCGAGCCGATCGAGTTCGCCTTCATGTTCGTGGCCTGGCCGCTGTACCTGATCCACGCGGTCCTGACCGGTATCTCGCTGGCACTGGTCAACGCACTGGACATCCACCTCGGGTTCTCGTTCTCGGCAGGCGCCATCGACTTCGTGCTCAACTCGTCGCACCCGGCGGCAAGTTCGAACGTCTTGCTGCTCATCCCGATCGGCCTGGTCTACGCCCTGATCTACTACTTCCTGTTCCGGTTCGTCATCATCAAGTGGAACCTGCGGACCCCGGGCCGCGAGGAAGACGACTCGATCGAGGCCGATCTCGACGCCACGGCCGCGAAGTAA
- a CDS encoding HPr family phosphocarrier protein: MPERRVKVASKVGLHARPAALVAKAAAAQPVAVSIAKDGGTPVPAGSVLSLMTLGAAHGDEVVITAEGEGAEAAIDAVAELIESDLDA, translated from the coding sequence ATGCCGGAGCGACGTGTCAAGGTGGCGAGCAAGGTCGGTCTGCACGCCCGGCCGGCCGCGCTGGTCGCCAAGGCCGCGGCGGCCCAGCCGGTGGCGGTCAGCATCGCCAAGGACGGCGGCACGCCCGTCCCGGCGGGAAGTGTGCTCAGCCTGATGACGCTGGGTGCCGCCCACGGTGACGAAGTGGTGATCACCGCCGAAGGCGAAGGCGCGGAAGCCGCGATCGATGCAGTGGCCGAACTGATCGAGAGCGACCTCGACGCGTAG